The Dunckerocampus dactyliophorus isolate RoL2022-P2 chromosome 14, RoL_Ddac_1.1, whole genome shotgun sequence genome includes the window TTACTAATAACAAACACTGTCCAGTAAATGGTTTCAAGTCTGGATGCGTTCAAGGTGGATAAAAAGCGCTGTCGAAAGATTCCGAAGGTACACGGTTCTCTGGAATATCTGAGTGGTGTGGGGTTTCTCTGCTGGGACCATGTGTCAAGAGCTCTACGTCTTCATCAGAGGTAGACGGATGAGTGAGGATTATCCGTGGGATCTGTCAAGAAATAGACAGGAAAAAGACAGGTAACAGGTTTCGGCTAGAAATAAGAGGTCACGCCATATGTTGCTAAAATACAACACAGATGTTTTAAACAGTGGAACTGCTAGGGTCAAAAATCACGATTAGACCCAAATCCTAACACCCCTTTACATTGGTATTACCCAGTATTGTCGACAtagtaacagaaaataagacatttaagacataatatagactcacatatgCTAGCGCTGGAAGAGACACACTATCACCAAATACTGTGCTTCCTGCAGTGTCTATTGTCTCATtaatataacattactgacacctagtgatcagcgTAGAACACTACGTACTTACCACATGTCTTTGAATGATttttctgaataccttatacctgtatttgtattttagttcattcagccatttttatgcttgaaaatgcttaatttaggcaaaacatatatTTGCACAAATACTAAAAAAATAGGCCATCTTCAACCtcaacagcaataatttattaattaatatatttttggaaacaacgtgattgagtgaagccatgaaattccaATCGCGAAGTGGCAATGGATTACTGTACACTCTTTTACAAGGGGACCGATGATGATAAGCCAAAAAGCTACAGATTTGATTGTTTTTAAGTTTACCACCATGTACTGTACTTGGatgacttctttttgcacttactgtatatgGCAATTGACTGTGGTGTCGTGTTTACGTGTACAGTATTCAGAAGGCGGTGTCATTCAACCGCTTGTGAAACCTAGTTTTGGTTTCTCGGGAAACCACAAGTGGTCAATGAACCACACTTTGAGAAACACCGCTATAtaaaccagtggtccccaacccctggggtcatttggtaccgggccgcacagaaagaaaaaataatttccattatttcattttttaaatatattttattttgaaaagtggccggattctctctgttacatccgtctcacttgacgcatgtccattgtgcgtgtgctaactttatctcatgccgcacggatagactactactgtatttttaccatttttctttcacctcatatttggtgtcaaatgctgatactatgtgggaatgcataaaggtaagttttgatgacttattcagtgctaatgtgcacatttgtctcaagttaattcatgctagcgcactgccttttaccacacacgtcaaacagtgatgtaataatctctctggaagaacttggctggaacttgaactggtggatggtgggtcgccattcattttgtgcttttaatttgatgttattcatgtcttagttttacacaatacatcataaataagataaattagatcgctataatgtacgaacaaCCCGTGCCCCCCTTGGGAACTCAAGCctgtccgtgggtcaaaaaaggtcggGGACCACTGATATAAACAACAAATCTTACTGTCATTgtgtgtttgtccacatgtattgaatcatttattttcatcaagACCTCTGCCTCCAGCTGAGACCACTTCAAATCACTCTTCAAATTGGTctgcaaacaaaaatataacagGACCAAGAATAAGCATGCTGAGAAAATAACTTTCATTGTATTGTGTTTCCCCTCTACCTACAATGCCATTGCCGTTGCAGACCACCGCCTCCATCTTCTGGCGCAAAGAGTCATCCCCGCCCTCCATCTTTTGCTGTGTGCCCCTCTGGCCTTTAGCATCATCTTGGCTGCACGGCCGCCAGCTCGTTGCATCCTCAGCATCCTGAGTGCCATCATCCAACTGGTCGACTTGCCTTGGGTGCGATGCTTCTCGCAGCACTTTCATCTTAATGCAGCTCCCAGCGTTCCTCAAGGCCCTGACGGCCTCCAGGTGGGTTACTCCCTGCATGCTGAAACTGTTGACCTGCACAGCGGCATAAAACTTTAATAAGTGGGAGATAGAGTTCAATATTGTTTCACACACAAATCCTCTACAATACGATATTATCATCTATATTCTGTCACAGGCGCATTTTTATCAGCACGTCCAATTTGGGAATGTGTGCATTGACTTTAAATAGTTGTTTTTGCTATTGTCCGTGAAGCAATTTCACTTATTGACAAAGGCGCAGGCAGCTTAAGCTCATCTGTCCTTTAGTGCCCTCTATTGTCCAAGAAGGGGACAACACCAGCTTTACTTAATAGCAGGATgcatgttgtttacattgagATAGAAATATTCTAGGGTAATTGAGGATAAGTAATCACAGCAGTAACAGTTCCTATACTACCTCCAGTAGTCTGTCTCCAACATGGACTCCTGCTTTTTCCGAGGGCCCCCCTTTAGTCACTCTGGAAATAAAAATACCCTGAAAGGACATAAGAACAGTGAGTGACAGCCGAGATAAatctttttcacagaaattgaTTTGTTCATGGTAAACAAGCCAGAGGCTACTTATTAATACTTTTACATAATATTGAGTGAGAAGGAGTTAAAACATGTTGCGGGAAATTAAACAgcttgtgtttttcttattCACCAGCCTTTACCTCATCATGGTCTTTGTAAGGTAAAGAGCCTTTCCCACCAGCTATGCTGATACCTAGACTGTCCCTCTGGCCTGACACTTGAATCTGTAACTAAAAAGACCAGAGAGAAGATTCTATCGGTGCTCAAGTCAAGCAGAAATGAGAGCCTCCATCATTATGATTCCTATGATAACAACACAGAGATGAGTTACTCTTAATGGCACTTGGGAGGTGACCAGTTCCTGAGGAGGTGTCTTCTCGCCATGCAAAATGAGCGTTGGATGCCTTGTGATGGCGGAGGGGATCTTTAAACTGGGAGCAGGGTCTCCATGGAGACCATACCCTACATTAAGAGCTCTGTGGAGCTGAAATTTCCTGCCCTCTCGAGTGGCAGTTCTCTGATGGCGGAATCGATGTTGGAAGATATCACTTGCTGTCAGCTGGCCTGCGGTGCCCTGGCGATAAGGAAGGAGAAGAAGCTCTTTTTGACACCTGACAGGAGAGATAGGTCCAATGTATTTCATTCTGAGGTGACAGTAGAGGCGTGAGTGCTTTTAAACTGGTGTGTGTAGATGTGCAATGACATCTATGAGGAACTATCAACATGAGCGGGTGAACCTGATGATTATCTTCAGAGAAGATGTCTCATGTAATGTGCAGGATCAACACCAAACGCACCTTAGCTGCTTGCTCGGTTTTCTTGGCATGGTGACCACACACACCATCAAAGGCAGGGAGACACACTTTAGCCACCTTGCCGAGACCAGGAAGCGCCCAGTTTTGGCAGCTGCTCCTGTGGGACAGGCCTGTATGATGGCTTCTACTGTCCTGGTCAGAAGACACCACCTGCTTCTGAAGATGTGATTACTATTCAAACAGAAATCAATGACTGGGGacaggttaggtttagggtgtAGACTTGGGTTAGGACAAAGGTTTgcggttaaggttagggttagagggtagCATTAGGTAGAGAGTAGAACAGGGTTTTGTGTAAGGTTAGGGTTAATGTTTCAGTCGAGTGTTGGGTTAGGATAGGATCAGGTTTTGGGAAAATTACTTATGGTTAGGGGTTGGGTCAGGGGTTAAAGTTGGTTTCGTGGTTCGGGCTAAGGTTAGGATGACTTTGGTTGGACTAGCAGTTAAAAAATgggttagtgttagggttagtgtttggattagggttaggattagagtTTAAGGGTAGGAGTTAAGGTTAGGGGTTAGAGTTGAGGTAGTGTTTGTTTTAGGGACTAGTGGGATGGTTGGAGTTGGGTTAGGGTCAGGGGCAGACTGGGCATCAGGCGTACCAGGAGTTTTCTTGGTGGACTGATCAATAATGGCCTGATTGacacttcatttatttattgctttattgctgCTCCTTGCCTGCGTAACAACAGTTACTACCTTACCTGGGCCGGCCTGAGAACATGCTGCTGCAGACACAACACGACAGAGAAACCAAAAGCTGAACCAAAAAAGTCCAGGTCCAAATTGTTGTCCCAATCCAATCCTGGTTAGGGTTTAGGTGTTTTGCCCCTAGCCACCTATGACATCTCTGAAGTTCGGACACCAGACTGACATCTGCATGtttgtacatcaggggtgcccattacgttgtCAAGggagtttgggtcgatcgcatgtgtcacccacatcataaacgtcactttggagatgtcatatgacatcagtcagtggacattaagctcccctcctgattcgctgttgcaaagattaagtggtgaagAGACGACTCAATAAGAGGCACACGGCAATGCAACTTTCTTTATTATtcagattacggataaactaactcagtggtaagatgcctatatctataacaaaagttatccattcACTTGTAGAGGCTGGTTATATAGAACAAAAGTCAGTTGTTTGATGGCTCTGCTTTGCTTCCTGAACGCCACTATACAGTAgcaatgtgtgttttctccactttagtttgtgaaactattatttcatgattaattggaaaatgagcccattgctgaaaccttttgaatatgttgccttgacttcagctgtgttgtcttttgcataatcattttcacttCTGTAATTTTTTTATAGCAATCAACGTAATACATGAATTGCGtgtataatgaacgctacgtagctattttgactaacatactactcaggttatgcgcacaactattgaggaattatatGTAATTATCTtgattgccatattgaattgtgaACTATtgaatatcaactattttgactaCCTTTGCACTTTGAAACAGGGAATGTGAAATACTTATTAGTATTTAGCATAGTAGTTTATACTATATATagtagtttatatatatatatatataaattgtgGTTTATAGTAGTTTACCGGTTAaattttatatatgttatgttttcCTGTTTTATAGTTGAttagatcattttgatttgtaacttgcatgctgaaaacatggatgcacccctgatgtacaatgtacataaatacccatatttataaatatatggtactgtaaatattctctatgtttataggaggtagatctttgggactttgtagcgcgcaggctgaaaaagtgtgtgcacgcCTGCTATCACACTGGTGTGTGATAccgaaaaacaaacatgaagtgATGTCTTGCGTACACCAACTGCACCGTGCAGTTTTGGAGTAGCTAACCTCATCAaactacaaacaaaaaaaccctactTTTGGGTGGATTATTGTCTAGTTCAAAAGCAGATGTTGCAAAAATGTAGCTTTGCTGTTTTATGGACATTAATGTGATGTAGaaagaataaaagaaatatgCAAATACATTGAAATATTGGAGTCAAAGCATGCAAGTGTCGATACATGCAGGGTGGACAACATGAGCATTCCAAAAGCACAAGCAAGCAATGGGCAGGTCAGTTAATAACCAACAATAAATGTGATGACTTTATTGATGTACTACTAaggaaatgttattttgtttttttaaaattacaacccATTATGTCCCATATCATAAAAGTTGCCGCTAAAgtaaaaatgaataagaaacATTTTGTTTAGTGTTGCACTCGTTTTTATTAAATCAGTGGTTAAAAGTCATTCAGGTCTCAAGCTTCAGAGTCCCTTTAAGATCCGACTTTGTGCAGTTTGATCAGAAAATcttgaaaacaaataaaacaacactttATGAACCTGGTCCACAAATTATAAACTATTATAAATGTGTCATATCATGAGAAGTGTGATCcaaaaaagctgcatttttaAAGAGAGGATGCGAGCCTCATTCCCATCAACCCTGCACTGTTTATTATTCTGGATAGTACTCTTTAAAAAGCAggaaaaatacagctgttttctgcatctatttaaaaaaaaaaaattcaatgcaGTGAAGCACAGTTATGGATGAGTTGAAGACGATGTGCAGTCATTTAAATCCAGTCTTGACAGATGTTGAAAAAGGCCATCGTACTCGATGACATTTCAATGGACTGATAAGACATGAGTGAATGAGATTTTGCTCATtgctttttgatttttttttttttaaagaaaaaagtaccaAGTTCAAAAcggaaagaaaaataattttttaaaaatttgctaTACATTTCTATTTACATTGGAGCTGCCAAAAAGTATAAAAGTATTCACAGGAGACTATACAACAATCCTTAATCAGTAGATCCAAAACCTCCTGCTTTTATATATGCTCCGAAATTCACCCAGTGTTTAAAAATAGATATAGAGCAAATatataacacatttaaaaacgtttgactgtattataGAGATTTAGAGTCATAGTGCAACtacctattgtttttttttttaagaggcatttaaaaaaaaaaaaagtaaaaaatatttaaa containing:
- the LOC129194295 gene encoding PDZ domain-containing protein 2, encoding MGTPDQHVLRPAQKQVVSSDQDSRSHHTGLSHRSSCQNWALPGLGKVAKVCLPAFDGVCGHHAKKTEQAAKGTAGQLTASDIFQHRFRHQRTATREGRKFQLHRALNVGYGLHGDPAPSLKIPSAITRHPTLILHGEKTPPQELVTSQVPLRLQIQVSGQRDSLGISIAGGKGSLPYKDHDEGIFISRVTKGGPSEKAGVHVGDRLLEVNSFSMQGVTHLEAVRALRNAGSCIKMKVLREASHPRQVDQLDDGTQDAEDATSWRPCSQDDAKGQRGTQQKMEGGDDSLRQKMEAVVCNGNGITNLKSDLKWSQLEAEVLMKINDSIHVDKHTMTIPRIILTHPSTSDEDVELLTHGPSRETPHHSDIPENRVPSESFDSAFYPP